One Rhizoctonia solani chromosome 1, complete sequence DNA window includes the following coding sequences:
- a CDS encoding phosphatase regulatory subunit domain-containing protein, translated as MQLTLACDSSLPSAANAPTHGMFTTLGVGLSPDRESLTGVVRVRNVAFEKSVSVIYSTDDWNTQAEASARWTGAYRLGTESPEVPPRPEGYDDFEFRIPLKDMGIRGSAGSAVRAKILHFAVKYEVPGQGEWWDNRNGQNWTARFRAVNAGL; from the coding sequence ATGCAGCTCACCCTCGCATGCGACTCGAGTTTGCCTTCGGCCGCGAACGCGCCTACGCATGGGATGTTTACCACCCTGGGCGTCGGGCTCTCTCCTGATCGAGAGTCGCTCACGGGCGTCGTGCGCGTGCGCAACGTTGCGTTTGAAAAGTCCGTTTCAGTGATTTATTCCACGGACGATTGGAACACTCAGGCCGAGGCGTCTGCACGTTGGACGGGCGCATATAGGCTCGGCACGGAGAGCCCAGAGGTCCCGCCCCGTCCGGAAGGATACGATGACTTTGAGTTCAGGATCCCTTTGAAGGATATGGGCATTCGCGGCTCGGCTGGGTCAGCCGTTCGGGCTAAAATACTACATTTCGCGGTAAAGTACGAGGTGCCGGGCCAAGGCGAATGGTGGGACAATCGCAACGGCCAAAACTGGACCGCGAGGTTCCGCGCTGTGAATGCGGGACTCTGA
- a CDS encoding ankyrin repeats, translated as MTILSLSVDPSVVIFSTSMSNALGDPLSTIDDVSPSPGPESTPVPEISIQPDEDDDDEEFVYPGEPEPATEPAPVPKVTPQPPVDDPLSAQSEAAPLTLAIPAPAESQPSPQPTSAQLDAIYNAAAAGSLLEMQSLFADTRVPAFALANDAAPRTGLTALHAAASRGKVAVVRWLIEECGAMSDLEDKEGETSLHKAALNGHLSVVTYLLGPEAKADVHAQDADGWTALHNACSKGYLDIVRYLCESAGAADQLESPDQRTIRGVDIKSKGGWTPLMNAASKGHLPVVLYLLTKQAADPMIRNNWGETAYDIAAAVFEVWICEVLQKAEADRWQGSQTTYNPLGVHTTVPLILYEQQRLDVRLKTLARSGGRPKFSASGLGKRGRRNAFELSIPVGLQVAPNPSALADNRTPPPTPGGSTGGIRSRSGSIASASGTSPGYVAAWRSDVVLPTLEQPFTLPAPVPSQGRAREGVERSHFWLSDWTLDLTHPRANASEGWQYAQSFDESDDKWTSDPPSGLEKLLQGQSGLSGPALGVLLQNGLDVGAGGMYWVGADGGLVPVSDEDQDRKKQAETLVSEYSRELEKTRSAAASAGYTLSADDTQDVPDDDSSDESFHYPGSPTSTARAPSIITQPNDYFTQSRRPSAAAPHDLTPQLSQAPEFRVPTHEAPQKVLTPHWTPPTPHSIQTRWEPDDTVSECRACRRKFTWLLRKHHCRRCGQIFCDRCSSRRAVLDPSDVVLEPSVAEHQSNYPGSSSTHRVCESCYDATTASVGIPRSLRTPERIVVDTQSLLVPRRMRSQESSQISDLADCPVCNQNLSDLGSAAVQEDHVRMCLEGGRSGPASQTAARYLVYKLPAESALIGTECVICLEEFLKGSLVARLSCLCTFHNDCLASWLQRGRSCPVHARDA; from the exons atgaccatacTTTCGCTTTCAGTGGACCCGTCGGTGGTGATTTTCAGCACAAGCATGAGCAACGCGCTAGGTGATCCGCTGAGCACAATTGACGA CGTGTCACCCAGTCCTGGACCCGAGTCTACGCCTGTGCCAGAGATATCTATCCAGCCCGACGaggacgatgacgacgaagaaTTTGTATATCCTGGAGAGCCAGAGCCAGCAACAGAGCCAGCACCAGTGCCAAAGGTCACGCCTCAGCCCCCTGTAGACGACCCACTGAGTGCTCAGAGCGAGGCGGCTCCGCTCACACTTGCCATTCCTGCACCCGCCGAGTCTCAACCCAGTCCACAGCCAACAAGCGCCCAGCTCGACGCGATATACAATGCAGCAGCAGCTGGCTCGCTCCTCGAAATGCAAAGTCTCTTTGCAGACACGCGTGTTCCAGCCTTTGCACTTGCCAATGACGCAGCACCTAGAACAGGTCTCACCGCTTTGCATGCCGCTGCGAGCAGAGGCAAAGTGGCAGTAGTTCGATGGT TGATCGAGGAATGTGGTGCAATGTCGGATCTGGAAGATAAAGAGGGAGAG ACATCTCTACACAAGGCTGCGTTGAACGGGCATCTCTCCGTGGTCACTTATCTTCTCGGTCCTGAGGCAAAGGCAGACGTACATGCACAAGACGCGGATGGATGGACAGCGTTGCACAATGCTTGCTCTAAG GGTTATCTTGACATTGTTCGTTATCTGTGCGAGTCTGCTGGTGCCGCAGATCAACTCGAGTCCCCCGACCAGCGTACGATACGTGGCGTTGACATCAAAAGTAAAGGAGGATGGACCCCATTAA TGAATGCTGCTTCCAAGGGACATCTCCCCGTAGTCTTGTATTTGTTAACTAAGCAAGCTGCGGACCCAATG ATTCGTAACAACTGGGGTGAAACTGCGTACGatattgctgctgctgttttTGAAGTCTGGATTTGCGAG GTTCTACAAAAAGCTGAAGCCGATCGCTGGCAAGGCTCCCAAACGACATACAACCCCCTTGGTGTTCATACTACTGTTCCTTTAATTCTATA CGAACAACAACGACTTGACGTCAGACTTAAAACACTCGCTAGATCTGGTGGGAGGCCCAAGTTCTCAGCTTCAGGACTAGGGAAACGCGGAAGACGGAATGCATTCGAACTCTCGATTCCCGTCGGATTACAAGTAGCCCCAAATCCTTCCGCTCTGGCTGATAACCGTACACCACCGCCTACTCCTGGTGGAAGTACTGGCGGGATAAGGAGCAGGAGCGGATCGATTGCCAGTGCATCTGGAACCTCACCTGGCTATGTGGCCGCCTGGAGGAGCGACGTTGTTCTACCAACTCTGGAGCAACCATTCACACTTCCTGCACCTGTGCCATCACAAGGACGTGCACGTGAGGGCGTAGAACGGAGTCACTTTTGGCT TTCGGACTGGACACTCGATCTCACCCATCCCCGCGCGAATGCCTCGGAAGGCTGGCAGTACGCCCAGTCATTCGATGAGTCTGACGATAAATGGACATCTGACCCGCCCTCTGGGCTCGAAAAGCTGCTTCAAGGCCAGTCTGGGCTCAGTGGCCCTGCTCTAGGGGTCCTGCTACAAAATGGGTTAGACGTCGGCGCTGG TGGAATGTATTGGGTTGGCGCAGATGGGGGTTTGGTTCCCGTTA GTGACGAGGATCAGGATAGAAAAAAACAAGCGGAGACGCTCGTTTCAGAGTACAGTCGCGAATTGGAGAAAACCCGCTCTGCGGCTGCTTCTGCCGGTTACACGCTCTCTGCTGACG ATACGCAAGACGTCCCGGACGATGACTCTTCCGACGAGAGTTTCCACTACCCAGGATCACCTACCTCGACAGCCCGTGCTCCCTCTATCATCACTCAACCCAACGACTACTTTACCCAATCGCGTCGTCCTTCTGCAGCCGCACCTCACGATTTGACTCCCCAGCTCTCCCAAGCCCCCGAATTCCGCGTCCCGACGCACGAGGCGCCGCAAAAGGTGCTCACCCCGCACTGGACGCCTCCAACGCCGCATTCGATTCAGACACGGTGGGAGCCGGACGATACAGTTTCAGAGTGCAGAGCGTGCAGAAGGAAATTTACATGGCTGCTTCGTAAACAC CACTGTCGCCGATGTGGCCAAATCTTCTGCGACCGCTGTTCTTCCCGACGGGCGGTCCTTGACCCGTCCGATGTAGTCCTGGAGCCATCTGTAGCCGAACACCAATCCAACTATCCCGGTTCGTCGTCTACTCATCGTGTGTGCGAGTCATGCTACGATGCGACGACTGCGAGTGTGGGCATTCCGAGATCGTTGAGAACCCCTGAGCGAATTGTGGTCGATACGCAGAGTTTACTTGTGCCCAGGCGTATGAGGAGTCAGGAGAGTTCGCAGATTAGCGATTTGGCAGA TTGTCCGGTGTGCAACCAAAACTTATCAGATCTAGGTTCTGCTGCTGTACAAGAGGACCACGTCCGTATGTGCCTCGAGGGGGGTCGTTCAGGACCAGCGAGCCAAACTGCGGCACGGTACTTGGTGTACAAGCTCCCAGCCGAGAGCGCGCTAATCGGTACAGAATGTGTGATTTGTTTGGAAGAATTCTTAAAAG GATCTCTTGTTGCGCGGCTGAGTTGTTTGTGTACGTTCCATAATG ACTGTCTTGCGTCGTGGCTCCAGCGTGGAAGGAGCTGCCCCGTACATGCTCGAGACGCCTGA
- a CDS encoding ER membrane protein complex subunit 3, giving the protein MPAAPLLLDPQIRDWVLFPITLVMILVGVLRHYVTQLLVSAPKRQTLLAVREQRAALRSQILRATSMHSPLPPTTYKSISQHLSRAFKDGTFLKDGPPKADDTPALPPNPLTDPTQMEGMMDGMKQQFVMMVPQMVIMGWINFFFQGFVLIKLPFPLTLGFKSMMQRGIDTQEMDARWVSSLSWYFLNLFGLNGLFRLLLGNDNAADSSRDMTSSPFANAAAAQSKPAGPQDFTKIFAAEKDNLELAEGLYVWSGEHVEERLLQRWGKLPKSKTKIA; this is encoded by the exons ATGCCAGCTGCTCC GCTATTGCTCGACCCACAGATACGGGATTGG GTACTATTCCCCATCACGCTTGTGATG ATTTTGGTCGGTGTCTTGAGACACTATGTGACCCAATTGCTCGTCTCGGCACCCAAACGCCAAACACTCCTTGCTGTCCGCGAGCA ACGCGCTGCTTTGCGCTCACAAATTCTACGCGCTACGTCAATGCATTCACCTCTTCCTCCGACAACATACAAGTCCATTTCCCAGCATTTGTCTCGGGCATTCAAAGATGGCACATTCCTGAAAGATGGTCCCCCAAAGGCAGATGACACTCCTGCGTTGCCCCCAAACCCGCTCACAGACCCGACACAAATGGAAGGCATGATGGACGGAATGAAGCAGCAATTCGTTATGATGGTCCCCCAGATGGTCATCATGGGATGGATCAACTTTTTCTTCCAAGGCTTTGTCCTCA TCAAATTGCCATTCCCACTCACACTTGGGTTCAAGTCCATGATGCAACGTGGGATTGACACGCAGGAAATGGACGCTCGATGGGTCTCGTCTCTCTCGTGGTATTTCCTCAACCTTTTCGGTCTTAACGGCTTGTTCAGGCTCTTGCTTGGTAACGATAACG CCGCCGACTCGAGTCGCGACATGACCTCCTCGCCCTTTGCCAATGCCGCCGCAGCCCAATCCAAACCAGCCGGACCCCAAGATTTCACCAAAATCTTCGCCGCCGAAAAGGACAACCTCGAGCTCGCCGAGGGCTTGTACGTTTGGTCGGGAGAACACGTCGAGGAACGACTGTTGCAGCGATGGGGCAAGTTGCCGAAATCCAAAACCAAAATCGCATGA